One genomic window of Elaeis guineensis isolate ETL-2024a chromosome 2, EG11, whole genome shotgun sequence includes the following:
- the LOC105046943 gene encoding eukaryotic translation initiation factor 5 produces the protein MALQNIGASNSDDAFYRYKMPKMITKIEGRGNGIKTNIVNMVDIAKALARPASYTTKYFGCELGAQSKFDEKTGTSLVNGAHDTAKLAGLLENFIKKYVQCYGCGNPETEIIISKNQMITLKCAACGFMSDVDMRDKLTTFILKNPPEQKKGAKDKKGLRRAEKERLKEGEAADEEQKKLKKDPKKKGTTTSKDGASSKVAAARKKASGGSDEDRSASPAGSQHGDDNAANDDDNDDVQWQTDTSLEAAKQRIQEQLNAVTAEMVMLSTNEPDQEKKPQKAKKEGAANGTDKAADKPGAAQNGVSADGYETLIKEIKGNLSKGSTPGQLHAFLGSVTESPQEAMTALFEALFDGAGKGFAKEVGKKKNYISAAVQDEGSQMLLLRSIEAFCSKCSADAVKEVALVLKVLYDGDVLEEESIVQWYEEGLAGGKNSQVLKIAKPFVEWLQNAESESEE, from the coding sequence ATGGCTTTGCAGAATATCGGTGCTTCAAACAGCGATGATGCCTTCTATAGGTACAAGATGCCCAAGATGATAACCAAAATAGAAGGCCGTGGAAATGGCATCAAGACTAACATTGTGAACATGGTGGATATTGCAAAGGCATTGGCCAGGCCAGCTTCTTACACAACAAAATATTTTGGATGTGAGCTTGGGGCACAGtcaaaatttgatgaaaaaacaGGGACTTCCTTGGTCAATGGGGCCCATGACACTGCCAAGCTGGCTGGACTTCTGGAGAATTTCATCAAGAAATATGTTCAGTGCTATGGATGTGGCAACCCAGAGACAGAGATCATCATCAGTAAGAACCAGATGATAACACTGAAATGTGCAGCCTGTGGCTTCATGTCTGATGTTGACATGAGGGACAAGCTGACAACCTTCATCTTGAAGAACCCTCCTGAACAGAAGAAGGGAGCAAAGGACAAGAAGGGTTTGAGGAGGGCAGAGAAGGAGCGGCTAAAGGAAGGGGAGGCTGCTGATGAGGAGCAGAAGAAGCTGAAGAAGGACCCAAAGAAGAAAGGAACAACGACTTCCAAGGATGGTGCTTCTTCAAAGGTTGCTGCTGCGAGGAAGAAAGCTAGTGGTGGCTCTGATGAGGATCGTTCAGCCTCACCTGCTGGCAGCCAACATGGTGATGATAATGCAGCTAATGATGATGACAATGATGATGTGCAGTGGCAGACAGATACATCGCTTGAAGCTGCAAAACAGCGTATCCAAGAACAACTGAATGCTGTGACAGCTGAGATGGTGATGCTCTCCACCAATGAGCCAGACCAGGAGAAGAAGCCtcagaaggcaaagaaagagggCGCTGCTAATGGTACCGATAAAGCTGCAGACAAACCTGGTGCAGCCCAAAATGGTGTCAGTGCTGATGGTTATGAAACACTGATTAAGGAGATCAAGGGCAACCTGAGCAAGGGGTCCACACCAGGCCAGCTTCACGCCTTTCTGGGTTCTGTTACCGAATCTCCTCAGGAAGCCATGACAGCCCTGTTTGAAGCACTCTTTGATGGTGCTGGGAAAGGATTTGCTAAAGAGGTGGGCAAGAAAAAGAATTACATCAGTGCTGCGGTGCAGGATGAAGGATCCCAGATGCTTTTGCTCCGATCCATTGAAGCTTTCTGCAGCAAGTGCAGTGCAGATGCTGTGAAAGAGGTTGCCCTTGTTCTGAAGGTCCTCTACGATGGAGATGTGCTGGAGGAGGAGAGCATCGTCCAGTGGTATGAGGAAGGGCTAGCAGGTGGCAAAAATTCTCAGGTGCTGAAGATTGCTAAGCCCTTTGTGGAGTGGCTCCAAAATGCCGAGTCTGAATCAGAGGAGTGA